The Toxoplasma gondii ME49 chromosome XII, whole genome shotgun sequence genome includes a region encoding these proteins:
- a CDS encoding hypothetical protein (encoded by transcript TGME49_251610) produces MGRQGSKDEVYAVGEEREKSGASRLTSSGVYTQTCDRENGNSSALWAAEASLSAQLLPGRRRLFRRALPSLLSVASRAEFVSFASLLVDACGRPPPCSEEEATEKEREGEGEEAKKEAKAEAGRKNSRSTRGDTREETETSEEEANEGRKASEIRLSPHSADDTLAHRKTQILPSSSSSFSCFSSSSCFSSSVSRSATWGSRSVLEEAVEKAAKNAQLLVVAVQQVQRRHRELWKECIECLINALPSPASSSSSSSSSSFSSSSSSSSSSRSSSFEPVLSSLPPRFENQLLLVFVHRTLASDACLLETATVQLAGGRRLWGRRQAETEVSPVSSPQSLFVGDRGETGKEEEDRLFFGGAAVRMTLFNSVLTFAVVDLFRDEEEEGEEASSCESEGEREASADEGKGRRTCDRKFQKRKTIRRNSQRRKAIKALRCQQLCSILNGLHFKVDDSWRPAVSSLPLLVVGAPPLLPPGPGVLHIPVFSSSHASSPSPSSPSSSCLPCSHPLLIPSSGSASVSRPSSRNVYSFSAPFFLRVKAGDAAAERMILSQDSRAQAALQERWGATVSKEAGKKERSGSKRKKCAWAEGSWPVEVVDVDALRTACRKTANVLSRAAPDEVSRVSVDPPLLDLPPVRPYEPLPFCVCISNEHALLPASYSLWCLSASGRSIVPLVSRSRLYSAADGGSTVPSIPPCFSSSSSSSSSSSSSVASSSSAFSASAGVCASSSSSVSVSPSLPSAASSLSSWAHSATLAARSVQTAESRGWSGGCALQSPSTQQVFGEARVSARLSAAESSTNNFSRDSPEDANASAASALCSHRPEASARGDSSWGVRTPARRPPDWRAASVETDSRSASAESQEELGVSAHAAASGVSADSRKSSERREETRSTTRLEKWIYVDQPEGYIPRGGSVLLHLTLNVQETILHAQDLVSTVLVVRLDDSGQDLFFSLSTSLLPSFLGASLTDLQRLGSRPIRASPLPLRALCRGPAERPPEELRDAQGGDVEEKQESRESGGEEARLGREKREVERKLPVPKEAWWLLVYIYERMKEWTEQDKHTHTTPQPDRSCYSSSCPPCSARSASSLASGTARSSFGRFDLASFLSSPNSVSLRRSAYLRGNTAFFRRDEERQLSRCGCGACLSRQDPAEYRDAADRAANEASGTEKRTQDEEANVVGHQAAEGDRQRNGGVSTPEGETFACSSTSPAASVSALKSTRGERRERKLREEAELVRMCIESGVAIPSTVSIDAALTVLANWGATVVIVPPEFAVEEVEEDELHVLCRAMLLSLPSVQRNLFLAIVSLCRDLLRFSCDGARSSRKPPDGGGEDAESENPVETEEGEEERGGEEERGGKEERGGEEEETDLLLHALSAWLGRWLTPGSPPRVAAVVLEHFLRS; encoded by the exons ATGGGGAGACAAGGGAGCAAAGATGAGGTGTACGCAgtgggagaggagagagagaaaagcggcgCTTCGCGTTTGACGTCTTCCGGTGTCTACACACAGACCTGCGACCGAGAAAATGGAA attCCAGTGCTCTCTGGGCCGCAGaagcgtctctgtcggcgCAACTTCTCCCAGGTCGCCGACGGCTTTTTCGTCGAGCTCTCCCGAGCTTGCTGTccgtcgcctctcgcgctgaattcgtttccttcgcctctcttctcgttgaTGCATGCGGCCGTCCCCCGCCTTgctctgaggaagaagcgacagagaaagaaagagaaggagaaggagaagaagcaaagaaggaagcgaaggcagaggcTGGCCGAAAAAACAGCCGCAGTACTCGCGGAGACACacgggaagagacagagacaagcgaggaggaagcgaacgaaggCAGGAAGGCCTCGGAAatccgtctgtctccacactCCGCAGACGACACTCTCGCTCATCGAAAAACACAGatcctcccttcctcttcttcctctttttcctgtttttcctcttcttcctgtttttcctcttctgtctctcgcagcGCGACCTGGGGCTCTCGCTCGGTGTTGGAAGAGGcagtggagaaggcggcgaagaacGCGCAGTTGCTCGTTGTTGC CGTTCAGCAGGTCCAACGGCGACACCGCGAACTCTGGAAAGAATGCATAGAGTGCCTGATCAACGCACTcccttctcccgcttcctcttcgtcgtcctcttcttcttcctctttttcgtcttcttcttcgtcttcctcttcttcgcgttcttcttcgtttgagCCTGTGCTGTCTTCGTTGCCTCCGCGCTTCGAGAACCAGCTTCTCCTGGTGTTCGTACACCGCACGCTGGCGTCCGACGCATGTCTGCTTGAGACTGCGACTGTGCAGTTGGCCGGGGGGCGGCGACTgtggggaagaaggcaggcggagacagaagtgtctcctgtctcctcgccgcagTCCCTCTTCGTGGgtgacagaggcgagacagggaaggaagaagaagatcgacTTTTCTTCGGAGGCGCAGCGGTTAGGATGACTCTCTTCAACTCCGTCCTCACCTTCGCCGTCGTTGACCTCTttcgcgacgaagaggaagaaggagaggaagcaagcaGTTGCGAGtctgaaggagaaagagaagcatcAGCGGACGAgggaaaagggaggagaacaTGTGATAGGAAGTtccagaagaggaagaccaTTCGCAGGAACagtcaaagaagaaaagcgatAAAGGCGCTGCGCTGTCAACAGCTCTGCTCCATCCTTAATGG TCTGCATTTCAAAGTCGACGACAGCTGGCGGCCTGCCGTCTCCAGCCTCCCTCTCCTTGTCGTTGGagctcctcctcttcttcctccaggTCCCGGCGTCCTTCACatccccgtcttctcttcttctcatgcttcttctccttctccttcttctccgtcttcttcttgccttccTTGTTCTCATCCGTTGTTGATCCCTTCATCTggttctgcttctgtctcacgTCCGTCGTCGAGAAACGTCTATTCCTTTTCCgctccttttttccttcgaGTAAAAGCAGGCGACGCCGCCGCCGAACGAATGATTCTCTCGCAAGACTCGCGCGCCCAGGCTGCACTCCAAGA GAGGTGGGGAGCGACTGTCTCGAAGGAAGCCGGAAAAAAGGAACGCTCTGGAAGTAAACGAAAAAAATGCGCCTGGGCGGAAGGCTCATGGCCGGTCGAGGTCGTGGACGTAGACGCCCttcgaactgcatgcagaaaaactgCGAATGTTCTTTCG AGAGCTGCGCCAGACGAAGTCAGCCGCGTGAGCGTCgatcctcctctcctcgaccTCCCGCCTGTGCGGCCGTACGAacctcttcctttctgcgtctgcattTCAAACGAGCATGCGCTTCTCCCCGCCTCCTACTCCCTTTGGTGCCTAAGCGCCTCAg GTCGTTCCATTGTCCCTCTAGTCAGCCGGTCTCGTCTGTACTCAGCAGCTGACGGAGGGTCAACTGTTCCTTCTATTCcgccttgtttctcttcttcctcttcttcctcttcttcttcctcttcttctgtcgcatcgtcttcgtctgcgttttctgcttccgcaggcgtctgcgcttcttcttcttcctctgtttccgtctccccttcgcttccctccgccgcgtcctcgctgtcttcctgGGCGCACAGTGCGACGCTCGCGGCGCGGTCTGTACAGACGGCGGAGTCTCGCGGGTGGTCTGGCGGCTGCGCGCTTCAGTCGCCGTCCACGCAGCAAGTGTTTGGCGAGGCTCGAGtctctgcgcgtctctcAGCCGCCGAGAGCAGCACGAACAACTTCTCTCGAGATTCACCAGAAGACGCGAATGCATCTGCcgcgtctgctctctgctcCCATCGCCCGGAAGCCTccgcgcgaggagacagttcttggggtgtacgtacacctgcgCGGCGTCCTCCAGACTGGCGCGCAGCCTCCGTCGAAACCGACTCCCGAAGCGCGTCCGCAGAGTCGCAGGAGGagctcggcgtctccgcgcatgcagcagcatCGGGCGTCAGTGCCGACTCGCGGAAGTCcagcgaaaggcgagaggagactcgCTCGACTACGCGTCTCGAGAAGTGGATCTACGTCGATCAACCGGAAGGCTACATTCCTCGGGGGGGGTCGGTGCTTCTGCATTTGACTCTGAATGTGCAGGAGACGatcctgcatgcgcaggacCTTGTGTCCACCGTCCTCGTCGTTCGCCTTGACGACAGTGGCCAagacctcttcttctcgctctcgacttcgctcttgccttcctttctcggcGCCTCTCTGACAGACCTGCAGCGTTTGGGGTCCAGGCCGATTCGAGCGTCTCCCCTGCCGCTGCGTGCTCTCTGCCGAGGGCCAGCAGAGCGGCCTCCGGAGGAGCTGAGAGACGCTCAGGGAGGGGATGttgaggagaagcaagaaagcagagagagtggaggagaggaggcgagacttggtcgagaaaaacgcgaagtCGAGCGGAAATTGCCGGTACCTAAAGAGGCCTGGTGGCTGCTGGTCTACATCTACGAACGCATGAAAGAATGGACAGAGCAAGACAAgcatacacacacaacaCCCCAGCCAGACCGGAGTTGCTATTCCTCCTCCTGTCCTCCTTGCTCAGctcgttctgcttcttcgctggcgtCGGGAACGGCGCGTTCGAGTTTCGGCCGCTTCGACTtggcctcctttctctcgagcCCAAACAGCGTCTCGCTCCGCCGCTCGGCTTATCTTCGGGGCAACACTGCCTTCTTCCGACGAGACGAGGAGCGGCAACTCTCTCGCTGCGGCTGCGGTGCCTGCCTCTCGCGACAAGACCCTGCGGAGTATCGAGACGCCGCAGACCGAGCAGCGAACGAAGCATCCGGGACGGAAAAGAGGACgcaggacgaggaggcgaacgTTGTGGGGCATCAGgcggcagaaggcgacagacagaggaacgggggtgtctcgacaccggaaggagagacgTTCGCCTGCTCGTCGACCTCTCcggctgcttctgtctcggcaCTGAAGAGCACAcggggagagcgaagagagagaaagctgcgagaagaagcagaactggTTCGCATGTGCATCGAGAGCGGCGTCGCGATCCCCTCAACTGTCTCCATCGACGCGGCACTAACG GTGCTCGCGAACTGGGGGGCGACAGTGGTGATTGTGCCTCCCGAATTCGCCGtcgaagaagtggaggaagacgagctCCACGTTCTCTGCCGAGCTATGCTTCTCAGCCTGCCCTCGGTTCAG AGAAATCTCTTTCTCGCGatcgtctctctgtgccgagatcttcttcgcttctcgtgCGACGGCGCGCGGTCGTCGCGGAAGCCACCGGAcggcggcggagaagacgcagagtcGGAGAACccagtggagacagaagaaggcgaagaagaacgcggaggcgaagaagaacgcggaggcaaagaagaacgcggaggcgaagaagaggagaccgatttgctgttgcatgcactgagTGCTTGGTTGGGACGGTGGCTGACGCCCGGGTCGCCGCCGCGAGTAGCTGCTGTCGTTCTGGAGCATTTTCTGCGTTCTTGA
- a CDS encoding IMP4 family U3 small nucleolar ribonucleoprotein (snoRNP), putative (encoded by transcript TGME49_251600), with the protein MAPASSRQQRRSSAAAANAAPGGESGRREVVEAPRRTDSRNAEKKRARAPASPPADAGSSEREASKPREQRGAKRGLASKEEKTETKRDSVKKGNLSTAGILNKKRRQQVAFQLLQAKKKDRAKKKKENRAKERRGETVEKKVPATIESMRRYDPTVVEEDEEEVEGDEAADEFAAYFNREVTPKLMITTNKRVTADMYSFLKEVLYIFPNAFFYKRGPYQIKNICKFAVKQGFTDLLVFKEKNHRPYGLYIVHLPDGPTSYFRLSSVRLAQEMQGAATMTTHLPELLLNNFTTRLGRRVARQLAALFPLTPEFSGRRVVTFHNQRDFIFFRHHRYIFEDGKRTRLQEIGPRLTLKLLWMHAGLFDTREGLYEFIWRPDMKVDRKNMLI; encoded by the exons ATGGCGCCTGCCTCGTCTCGCCAGCAGCGGCGGAGCTCCGCGGCTGCGGCGAACGCCGCTCCTGGCGGGGAGTCCGGAAGGCGAGAAGTCGTCGAAGCGCCTCGGCGTACAGACAGCAGaaacgccgagaagaagcgagcgcgcgcgcctgcctcgcctcctgcAGATGCGGGCAGCAGCGAGCGCGAGGCGTcgaagccgagagagcagaggggaGCTAAGCGCGGACTGGCgagcaaagaggagaagacagagacgaagcgagatTCCGTGAAGAAGGGGAATCTGTCGACAGCCGGCATTTTGaacaagaaacgcagacagcaGGTCGCTTTTCAGCTGCttcaggcgaagaagaaggaccgcgcgaagaagaagaaggagaatcGCGCGAAAGAGCGACGCGGCGAGACAGTCGAGAAAAAGGTGCCGGCAACCATCGAGTCCATGCGACGCTACGACCCCACAGTTG ttgaggaggacgaagaggaggtgGAGGGTGACGAAGCTGCAGACGAATTCGCTGCCTACTTCAACCGCGAAGTTACGCCGAAGCTGATGATCACCACAAACAA ACGGGTCACCGCGGACATGTACAGCTTCCTCAAAGAGGTCCTGTACATCTTCCCCAATGCATTTTTCTACAAG agaGGGCCGTACCAAATCAAGAACATTTGCAAGTTCGCAGTCAAACAAGGCTTCACAGATCTCCTCGTTTTCAAGGAAAAGAATCACCGACCGTACGGCCTGTACATCGTTCACCTTCCAG ATGGACCGACATCGTATTTTCGACTGTCGAGCGTCCGCCTCGCGCAAGAAATGCAAGGCGCAGCCACAATGACGACGCATCTCCCCGAGTTGCTCCTCAACAACTTCACCACCCGCTTAGGGCGACGCGTTGCTCGACAACTGGCTgcgctgtttcctctc ACTCCCGAGTTCTCAGGCCGACGAGTGGTGACCTTTCACAACCAGCGCGACTTTATTTTCTTTCGACACCATCGGTACATCTTTGAGGACGGAAAGCGGACGCGCCTTCAGGAGATTGGCCCCCGTCTGACGCTGAAGCTGCTGTGGATGCATGCGGGACTATTCGACACCCGAGAAGGACTCTACGAATTCATATGGCGACCGGACATGAAGGTCGACAGAAAGAACATGTTGATCTGA